In a single window of the Fusarium falciforme chromosome 3, complete sequence genome:
- a CDS encoding Alanine transaminase, with the protein MRLTVDNINQHIVAAKYAVRGELAVKSEEYRAKIAAGDAADLPFKQVISANIGNPQQLDQKPLTFFRQVASILENPQLLQSEEALVQHLGYKTDVIERAKWLLSKVGSVGAYSASTGVPAIRESVAKFIERRDGFPADPSKIYLSAGASSGVNTLLHTICANPNTGILIPIPQYPLYTATLALLNAKAVPYLLDESKNWGTDLEIIRASYDKAVEEGIDVRCIVIINPGNPTGASLPEEDIRAVLEFANEKNLVVMADEVYQTNVFVGKFHSFKAVLRRLQEENPGKFDGLELASLHSISKGMVGECGHRGGYFELVNFDPEVEANIYKFISIMLCSPVIGQCIVELMVNPPKEGEPSYELYQKEYNGIFEGLRERATALHKAFAEMEGVECAAPQGSMYLFPTITLPEKAAEAAAAEGRKPDEFYCMRLLEATGICVVPGAGFGQKEGTLHFRTTFLAPGTEWVGSIVKFHQEFLDKYR; encoded by the exons ATGAGATTGACCGTCGACAACATCAACCAGCACATTGTTGCTGCCAAGTACGCCGTCCGCGGTGAGCTCGCTGTTAAGTCCGAGGAGTACCGAGCAAAGATCGCCGCTGGCGACGCCGCCGACCTCCCCTTTAAGCAGGTCATCTCGGCCAACATCGGAAACCCTCAGCAGCTCGACCAGAAGCCCCTGACCTTCTTCCGCCAGGTCGCCAGTATCCTCGAGAACccccagctcctccagagCGAGGAGGCCCTCGTCCAGCACCTCGGCTACAAGACCGATGTCATTGAGCGCGCAAAGTGGCTCCTGAGCAAGGTTGGCTCTGTCGGTGCCTACAGCGCCAGCACTGGCGTCCCCGCCATCCGCGAGAGCGTCGCCAAGTTCATTGAGC GCCGTGATGGCTTCCCTGCCGACCCCTCCAAGATCTACCTCTCCGCCGGTGCCTCGTCCGGTGTGAACACGCTCCTCCACACCATCTGCGCCAACCCCAACACCGGCAtcctcatccccatcccccaGTACCCTCTCTACACTGCCACCCTCGCTCTCCTCAACGCCAAGGCTGTCCCCTACCTCCTTGACGAGTCCAAGAACTGGGGAACCGACCTTGAGATCATCCGTGCCTCGTACGAcaaggccgtcgaggagggCATCGACGTCCGatgcatcgtcatcatcaaccccGGCAACCCCACCGGTGCCTCTCTCCCCGAGGAGGACATCCGCGCCGTCCTCGAGTTCGCCAACGAGAAGAACCTGGTCGTCATGGCTGACGAGGTCTACCAGACCAACGTCTTTGTTGGCAAGTTCCACAGCTTCAAGGCCGTCCTCCGACGCCTCCAGGAGGAGAACCCCGGCAAGTTCGAcggcctcgagctcgccTCCCTCCACAGTATCTCCAAGGGCATGGTCGGCGAGTGCGGTCACCGTGGTGGTTACTTTGAGCTCGTCAACTTCGACCCCGAGGTCGAGGCCAACATCTACAAGTTCATCTCCATTATGCTCTGCTCCCCCGTCATTGGACAGTGCATCGTCGAGCTCATGGTCAACCCCCCCAAGGAGGGCGAGCCCTCGTACGAGCTCTACCAGAAGGAGTACAACGGCATCTTCGAGGGTCTCCGCGAGCGTGCCACCGCCCTGCACAAGGCCTTtgccgagatggagggcgTCGAGTGCGCCGCTCCCCAGGGCTCCATGTATCTCTTCCCCACCATCACCCTGCCCGagaaggccgccgaggccgccgccgccgagggccGGAAGCCCGACGAGTTCTACTGCATGCGCCTCCTCGAGGCCACCGGTATCTGCGTCGTCCCCGGCGCCGGCTTCGGCCAGAAGGAGGGCACTCTCCACTTCCGAACCACCTTCCTGGCCCCCGGCACCGAGTGGGTTGGCAGCATCGTCAAGTTCCACCAGGAGTTCCTCGACAAGTACCGATAA